The proteins below come from a single Cannabis sativa cultivar Pink pepper isolate KNU-18-1 chromosome 3, ASM2916894v1, whole genome shotgun sequence genomic window:
- the LOC133035406 gene encoding uncharacterized protein LOC133035406, giving the protein MFFSFDTAFQFYYSCSTFSFVFLCCFFSQHMNPIFYYLRKKGKYSSAVTLNFATTDCLFDDSIQALYLKFNKAKSMKTKMSHIHAAHPIAHYIRGMRIPCSKPWYEADHVLFIINLRRESHWVFGRLDLNEGTLFLYNSLRTAKMNAAARNAMKAYSVMLPLFFDLLGFWKNRAQAPASVSDPTAPFRIVELSGLASQQKNDCGAYVAAFAEFFIHGKDVPAYFDIEVYRTRLASLFFSYGQRKIDESIDSEDEKQTKSSKASKLKK; this is encoded by the exons AGTTTTATTACAGTTGTTCAACCTTTTCAtttgtgtttctgtgttgttttttTTCTCAGCATATGAACCccatattctattaccttcgAAAAAAAGGTAAGTATTCTTCCGCTGTGACGTTGAATTTCGCAACTACTGATTGTCTTTTTGATGATTCCATCCAAGCATTGTACCTCAAATTTAACAAGGCCAAGTCAATGAAGACTAAGATGTCACACATTCACGCTGCCCACCCAATTGCGCATTACATCCGAGGTATGCGCATTCCCTGTTCCAAGCCTTGGTATGAAGCCGATCATGTGCTTTTCATCATCAATTTAAGAAGGGAAAGTCATTGGGTTTTTGGGCGTCTTGACTTGAACGAAGGGACATTGTTTCTGTACAATTCTTTGAGGACCGCGAAGATGAATGCCGCAGCTAGGAATGCAATGAAGGCTTATTCCGTGATGCTGCCTTTGTTTTTCGATTTACTTGGGTTCTGGAAGAATAGAGCACAAGCTCCTGCCTCAGTTTCTGACCCTACAGCTCCATTCAGAATCGTGGAGCTTAGTGGTCTTGCGTCTCAGCAGAAGAA TGATTGCGGGGCATATGTTGCTGCCTTTGCTGAATTCTTTATCCACGGAAAGGATGTCCCTGCATACTTTGACATCGAAGTTTATCGTACCCGACTTGCTTCACTTTTCTTCTCGTACGGACAAAGGAAAATTGACGAAAGTATTGACAGCGAGGATGAGAAGCAAACCAAGTCTTCTAAGGCATCTAAATTGAAGAAATAG